The following are encoded in a window of Pirellulaceae bacterium genomic DNA:
- a CDS encoding HEAT repeat domain-containing protein, translating to MNGQAIRLLVVSWLASAMVAHVHAEALELKKGDHICLVGNGLGESLQHANYWESHLHQRYPDHKLVVRNLCFPADEAFLRPRSANFGSPDDHLKHSSASVILYFFGATEAFAGPEGIVSFKADLKKLIAQTQGKQFDGQAAPRIVLISPNAHEDFGDSNRPDVVPINENLRLYTEAMKEVAVETGVGFVDLFSPSQQMLEGDEQLTINGVHFNDAGHQQLAKILDKGLFGAAGSSDTINAKLKAQIDEKNFQWWHRYRAVDGFYIYGGRSNLRFEPDKSISNRDVMEREREILDAMTANRDQRIWAVAKGQPVAETIDDSNAPDFIPVKTNFNIEQQGKTGQLDYLSPDQAIEQFELAPGFEINCFASEQDFPELANPVQFTFDAQGRLWVVCMPSYPQYQPKTDVNDKLLILEDTDHDGRADKCTVFADDLHVPTGFELADGGAYVAQQPDILFLRDTDGDDRADLRIRQLRGFDSADTHHAISAFEWGPGGALYFQEGTFHHSQIETPHGPVRLKNSGVFRYEPRTEKLDVFVSYNFANPWGHVFDRWGQNFVADASGGANYFGTAFSGHVGYHRKHRGMNQFIKKRFRPTAGCEFVSSRHFPEEMQGNFLLNNCIGEQGVYQHQMNDDGSGFNAKEIEFIVRSKDRNFRPVDLQFGPDGALYVCDWQNALVGHMQHSIRDPSRDHEHGRIWRISCKDRPLLEPVQIAGQPTPVLLDLLKEPEDRTRYRARLELRLHDTEEVAAAIKNWLSGLNSADPDYEHHRLEALWVLQHHNQVDDQLLQQVLNSPEPRARAAATRVLCYWRDQLDDPLGLLADRAVDEHPRVRLEAVRACSFFRDEQAITAAEIALSSLAEPDDTYLKYTLKETMDTLDPYLQ from the coding sequence ATGAACGGACAAGCAATCCGATTATTGGTTGTCAGCTGGCTGGCCAGTGCCATGGTGGCTCATGTTCACGCAGAGGCTTTAGAGCTAAAAAAAGGCGATCACATTTGTTTGGTAGGTAATGGATTGGGCGAAAGCCTCCAACATGCTAATTACTGGGAATCGCATTTACACCAACGCTACCCGGATCACAAGCTGGTCGTTCGCAACCTTTGCTTCCCGGCAGATGAAGCGTTCCTGCGTCCTCGCTCGGCGAACTTTGGCAGCCCCGATGACCATCTGAAACACAGTTCTGCTTCGGTGATTCTTTATTTCTTCGGCGCGACGGAAGCATTTGCCGGCCCCGAGGGAATTGTCTCGTTCAAGGCCGATTTAAAAAAGCTAATCGCACAAACACAAGGCAAGCAGTTCGATGGCCAGGCGGCACCGCGCATCGTTCTGATCTCGCCGAACGCCCACGAAGATTTCGGTGATTCGAATCGTCCGGACGTCGTTCCGATCAATGAAAACCTGCGGCTGTACACCGAAGCGATGAAAGAAGTAGCGGTTGAGACAGGTGTCGGTTTTGTCGATTTATTTTCGCCGAGCCAGCAAATGCTTGAAGGTGACGAGCAACTGACCATCAACGGAGTGCATTTCAATGACGCAGGCCATCAACAGTTGGCAAAAATCCTCGACAAGGGCTTATTCGGTGCTGCTGGCTCAAGTGACACAATTAACGCCAAATTGAAAGCCCAGATTGATGAAAAGAACTTCCAGTGGTGGCATCGATATCGAGCTGTCGATGGATTCTACATTTACGGGGGTCGCTCGAATTTACGTTTTGAGCCCGACAAATCCATCTCGAATCGTGACGTGATGGAACGGGAACGGGAGATTCTTGATGCAATGACGGCCAATCGGGACCAACGGATTTGGGCGGTTGCCAAAGGTCAGCCGGTTGCCGAAACGATCGACGACAGCAACGCCCCTGATTTCATCCCCGTCAAAACCAACTTCAACATCGAACAACAAGGAAAAACCGGACAGCTCGATTACTTGAGTCCGGATCAAGCGATCGAACAGTTCGAATTAGCTCCGGGTTTTGAAATCAATTGCTTTGCCTCCGAACAAGATTTCCCGGAACTCGCCAATCCAGTCCAGTTCACCTTTGATGCCCAGGGACGACTTTGGGTGGTCTGCATGCCATCCTATCCTCAGTATCAGCCAAAGACAGACGTCAATGACAAGCTGTTGATCCTGGAGGATACGGACCACGACGGGCGAGCGGACAAGTGCACTGTGTTTGCCGATGACTTGCATGTCCCCACGGGCTTCGAGTTGGCAGATGGTGGGGCCTATGTGGCTCAACAACCTGACATTTTGTTTTTGCGGGACACCGACGGCGACGACCGTGCAGATCTCCGCATTCGCCAGCTACGTGGCTTCGATTCAGCTGACACGCATCACGCGATCAGCGCCTTCGAATGGGGCCCTGGCGGAGCTTTATACTTCCAAGAAGGCACCTTTCATCACAGCCAGATTGAAACCCCACATGGGCCCGTCCGACTAAAAAACTCGGGTGTTTTTCGCTACGAACCACGCACAGAAAAGCTCGACGTTTTCGTCTCCTATAATTTCGCCAATCCTTGGGGACATGTATTCGACCGTTGGGGCCAAAACTTTGTCGCGGACGCATCAGGCGGAGCCAACTATTTCGGTACCGCCTTTTCCGGACATGTAGGCTATCACCGCAAACATCGTGGAATGAACCAATTCATCAAGAAACGCTTTCGGCCCACGGCCGGTTGCGAATTTGTTTCCAGCCGCCATTTCCCGGAAGAAATGCAAGGCAACTTTTTGCTGAATAATTGCATTGGAGAACAGGGGGTTTACCAACATCAAATGAACGATGATGGATCGGGGTTCAACGCGAAAGAAATTGAATTCATTGTCCGATCCAAAGATCGCAATTTCCGCCCCGTCGACTTACAGTTTGGGCCGGATGGGGCTCTCTACGTTTGCGATTGGCAAAATGCTTTAGTCGGACACATGCAGCACTCGATTCGAGATCCGAGTCGAGACCACGAGCACGGACGGATCTGGCGAATCAGTTGCAAAGATCGTCCATTATTAGAGCCGGTCCAGATCGCGGGTCAACCCACCCCGGTATTACTGGACCTTCTCAAAGAACCCGAAGACCGAACCCGCTATCGAGCTCGTCTCGAATTACGTCTGCACGACACTGAAGAGGTGGCGGCCGCTATCAAGAACTGGCTGAGTGGATTGAATTCGGCTGACCCGGACTACGAGCATCATCGACTGGAAGCACTTTGGGTGCTGCAACACCACAACCAAGTGGACGACCAACTGTTGCAACAAGTTCTGAACTCACCTGAACCGCGTGCACGAGCAGCAGCCACACGAGTGCTCTGCTATTGGCGTGATCAACTTGACGATCCCCTCGGATTGCTGGCCGATCGAGCTGTTGACGAACACCCTCGTGTACGATTGGAAGCAGTCAGAGCCTGCAGTTTCTTCCGAGATGAACAGGCAATCACCGCCGCCGAAATCGCCCTCTCGTCCTTAGCCGAACCCGACGACACGTACTTAAAGTACACGTTAAAGGAAACGATGGACACGCTGGATCCTTATCTCCAGTGA
- a CDS encoding tripartite tricarboxylate transporter permease, whose translation MLEVLSSALELILTPEVLGIILLSAAYGIFVGSIPGLTATMAVALMVPLTFFLSDIQALAAIVTTVTCSIFAGDIPATLVRIPGTPASAAYASDAYALTQRGQTGRSLGISLIFSVFGGLFGTLVLIFAAPLLARIAENFSSFEYFWLYLLGLTCAAVVSDDSRLKGALALLIGLLLSTIGLGADYGEPRLTFGFDQLITGINFIPAMIGLFGVSELLRNALTSNLGRPADEIDGEESTTNDQNAISTVIKYVVPMSIRRVPQLIRSSVIGSLIGMLPGAGADIAAWISYAVSKRFSAHPEKYGRGSEEGLADATGANNAALGSAWIPALVFGIPGDSVTAIAIGVLLMKNIQPGPDIFDLSKPQAVLVFGIYITFILANLLLIPLGLIAIRAGTLLVHIPRNILIPAIVIFCIVGSFSLNASYFDVTVMLVMGILGFLLERLGAPLGPVVLGIILGGALEHKFIQCLTKSNSPLAFLSSPISWTLAICCLSLWAWPLIFSKRRRSSVSGDLPHE comes from the coding sequence ATGTTAGAAGTACTTAGCTCGGCGTTGGAATTGATTCTGACACCGGAAGTTTTGGGAATCATTCTATTGTCAGCGGCCTACGGTATCTTCGTGGGTTCGATTCCGGGACTCACGGCGACGATGGCGGTGGCGTTGATGGTTCCATTAACGTTTTTCTTGTCCGATATTCAAGCACTCGCCGCTATTGTGACGACGGTGACATGTAGCATTTTCGCCGGCGATATTCCGGCGACCCTAGTTCGAATTCCGGGTACCCCAGCGTCCGCCGCATATGCCTCAGATGCCTATGCGTTAACCCAACGAGGCCAAACGGGGCGTTCATTGGGAATTTCGTTGATCTTTAGTGTCTTCGGCGGCCTGTTCGGTACGCTGGTATTGATTTTTGCCGCCCCGTTACTTGCTCGGATTGCCGAAAATTTTTCGAGCTTCGAGTATTTCTGGCTCTACCTTCTAGGACTCACCTGTGCAGCCGTTGTTTCCGACGATTCACGGCTCAAAGGAGCGTTGGCGTTGCTGATCGGCTTGTTGCTCTCCACGATCGGTTTAGGAGCCGATTACGGCGAACCTCGATTAACCTTCGGCTTTGATCAGCTGATTACGGGAATCAATTTTATACCCGCCATGATCGGCCTGTTTGGGGTTTCGGAGTTACTTCGTAACGCACTCACTTCCAATCTGGGCCGGCCGGCGGATGAAATCGACGGCGAAGAAAGTACGACCAACGACCAAAACGCGATTTCGACAGTGATCAAGTACGTCGTCCCCATGTCGATCCGCCGTGTACCGCAGTTGATTCGCAGCAGTGTGATCGGCTCGCTCATCGGTATGCTGCCGGGAGCGGGAGCGGACATCGCCGCCTGGATTTCATATGCGGTCTCCAAACGATTCTCAGCTCATCCAGAGAAATACGGGCGAGGCTCTGAAGAAGGACTCGCCGATGCCACGGGAGCAAATAACGCCGCCTTGGGAAGTGCCTGGATCCCCGCTTTGGTCTTTGGCATTCCCGGCGATTCGGTCACCGCGATCGCGATTGGCGTGCTTCTGATGAAGAATATTCAACCGGGCCCCGACATCTTTGATCTCTCCAAACCTCAAGCTGTCTTGGTGTTTGGAATCTACATCACCTTCATTCTGGCAAACCTCTTACTAATCCCACTCGGCCTGATCGCCATCCGAGCGGGCACCCTGCTCGTTCACATTCCTCGAAACATTTTGATCCCAGCCATTGTCATCTTCTGCATCGTCGGATCATTCTCGTTGAACGCGAGTTACTTCGACGTGACGGTGATGCTCGTCATGGGAATCCTCGGGTTCCTACTCGAACGCCTGGGTGCGCCGCTCGGACCTGTCGTGTTAGGAATTATCTTAGGTGGCGCCTTGGAACACAAATTCATTCAATGCCTGACAAAATCGAATTCCCCGCTGGCGTTTTTAAGCTCCCCCATTTCATGGACCCTGGCGATCTGCTGCCTCAGCTTGTGGGCTTGGCCCCTCATTTTTTCCAAACGCCGTCGCTCATCCGTGAGTGGTGATTTGCCCCATGAATAA
- the selD gene encoding selenide, water dikinase SelD, protein MPLFGRKKRLVDYASCAGUAGKLPQEGIAQVVQGLPKFEDPNLLVGAEGFSDAGAYRLRDDLLIIQSLDFFPPLVDDPFVFGQIAAANSLSDIYAMGASPTTALNIVGFPDDKLELSILGEILRGGADRVQQAGAVIVGGHTVRDTEIKYGLSATGVVTPDQMLTNQGAKPGDELWLTKPLGTGFITTAFKMNRCPEQVILAACDSMKRLNRIASEAAIASQANAVTDITGFGLAGHASEMAQASQVTVLLESAQLPELPGAAELAERGNRTRASDSNRSFAEHLMRIEGKTDSLKVEFCFDAQTSGGLLISLPPERASGLQEQIVANGEPEPVRVGEVLSQGDVALIIT, encoded by the coding sequence ATGCCTTTATTTGGACGAAAAAAACGTCTCGTTGATTACGCCAGTTGTGCTGGCTGAGCGGGAAAGCTTCCCCAGGAGGGAATTGCACAGGTTGTGCAAGGATTGCCAAAGTTTGAAGATCCCAACTTGTTGGTTGGAGCGGAAGGTTTCAGTGATGCGGGGGCTTACCGATTGCGCGATGATCTACTGATCATTCAGTCGCTTGATTTTTTTCCACCGCTGGTGGATGACCCCTTCGTTTTCGGTCAAATTGCTGCCGCGAATTCTTTGAGCGACATCTATGCGATGGGTGCGAGCCCCACGACAGCACTTAACATTGTCGGGTTTCCAGACGATAAGCTCGAGCTCTCGATTCTTGGCGAAATATTACGGGGTGGTGCCGATCGGGTGCAACAGGCAGGGGCGGTGATTGTAGGTGGCCACACCGTTCGAGATACCGAAATCAAGTACGGTTTATCGGCGACTGGCGTCGTAACGCCAGATCAGATGCTGACCAATCAAGGTGCCAAGCCAGGGGACGAGTTGTGGCTGACAAAACCACTCGGTACGGGCTTCATTACGACTGCGTTCAAGATGAATCGTTGTCCCGAGCAAGTAATCCTTGCCGCCTGCGACAGCATGAAACGTCTGAATCGAATTGCGAGTGAAGCAGCGATTGCCTCTCAAGCCAACGCCGTTACCGACATCACCGGATTCGGGTTGGCAGGTCATGCCAGTGAAATGGCGCAAGCCAGTCAGGTTACGGTTTTACTGGAAAGTGCCCAACTGCCCGAATTGCCAGGGGCGGCAGAGCTGGCGGAACGGGGGAATCGGACACGCGCCAGTGACAGTAATCGCAGTTTTGCCGAACATCTGATGCGCATCGAAGGCAAAACCGATTCACTCAAGGTCGAGTTTTGTTTTGACGCACAGACTTCGGGGGGGCTCTTGATCAGTTTGCCCCCCGAACGGGCGTCTGGATTGCAGGAACAGATTGTGGCGAACGGTGAGCCGGAACCCGTACGGGTTGGCGAAGTTCTATCGCAAGGCGATGTGGCTTTGATAATTACTTAG
- a CDS encoding winged helix-turn-helix domain-containing protein — translation MNRDEDKESSYVASFELEFREQEEVGRRATLNDEQLAPRSGYLVELGGQPINLDYVEFRILRFLAKTPYRAYTKKQIVQAVSSEDQPVAEDDIGAHITSLRGKLGLFSDYVQSVPHVGYRFKA, via the coding sequence ATGAACCGCGATGAAGACAAAGAGTCGTCCTACGTTGCTTCATTCGAACTCGAGTTTCGTGAGCAAGAGGAGGTCGGGCGTCGAGCGACCTTAAACGACGAACAGCTTGCACCTCGCTCGGGTTATCTCGTGGAACTAGGCGGACAGCCAATCAATTTGGATTACGTCGAGTTTCGGATTCTGCGGTTTTTAGCAAAAACCCCTTATCGAGCTTACACGAAGAAACAAATTGTGCAGGCGGTGAGTAGCGAAGACCAACCGGTGGCCGAAGACGATATTGGGGCCCACATCACGTCGCTTCGCGGTAAGCTCGGTCTGTTTAGCGACTACGTTCAATCCGTTCCGCATGTGGGATATCGCTTTAAAGCGTAG
- a CDS encoding RNA methyltransferase: MPQFRIREVADPRVERYRHLNRKSSRPFNTFIAESKLAVARAITSQFSLESILTDERYVEELDESTPCSLPIYVAANELLSQIVGFEFHRGQVASVRRPPEPSLLSLTGEGSSSLIVVCPEIGDPTNLAGIIRNATAFGATGMLLGPTGADPYSRRVVRVSMGNVFRLPIRTAVNLTKDLQQLREQTNYQVVATVLDKSAETLMNFHRASRTALLFGGEGYGLSAEWIAMSDRQVTLPMAGKTDSLNVATASGIFLYQFSIAANDGQL, translated from the coding sequence ATGCCACAATTCAGGATCCGCGAAGTTGCCGACCCCCGCGTAGAACGGTATCGCCACCTAAATCGCAAGTCATCCCGCCCGTTCAACACCTTCATCGCAGAGAGTAAGTTGGCGGTCGCACGAGCGATCACCAGCCAATTCAGCTTAGAATCAATCTTGACCGATGAGCGGTATGTCGAGGAACTCGACGAGTCAACGCCCTGTTCACTGCCAATTTATGTGGCAGCGAACGAGCTGTTGAGTCAAATCGTCGGCTTTGAGTTTCACCGCGGGCAAGTCGCGAGCGTCCGCCGTCCCCCTGAACCGTCCCTGCTCTCGCTGACAGGCGAGGGCTCTAGCTCGCTCATCGTCGTCTGCCCAGAAATTGGCGATCCGACGAATTTAGCGGGAATCATTCGCAATGCGACAGCGTTTGGAGCCACCGGCATGCTGCTAGGCCCGACGGGAGCAGATCCTTATTCACGTCGAGTCGTGCGCGTCTCGATGGGCAACGTATTCCGCCTCCCCATTCGCACGGCCGTCAACCTAACTAAAGATTTGCAACAACTGAGAGAGCAAACCAACTATCAAGTTGTCGCAACCGTACTCGACAAAAGCGCGGAGACTCTCATGAACTTCCATCGTGCGTCCCGTACCGCCTTGCTTTTTGGCGGAGAAGGCTACGGTTTGTCGGCTGAATGGATCGCGATGTCGGATCGACAGGTCACACTCCCTATGGCAGGAAAAACCGACTCCCTGAATGTGGCCACAGCGAGTGGTATTTTCCTTTACCAGTTTTCAATCGCAGCAAATGATGGCCAGCTTTGA
- a CDS encoding tripartite tricarboxylate transporter substrate-binding protein: MNGCRAKFEFIRFTWVTILGIAVSLLGACSKTDQYPNRPILLICPWAAGGGTDRVSRTMAAHLEGELGTAVNVINATGGKGVTGHSRAMDARPDGYTIGMATLELNMMHWSGLTSLDVDSCEPLISVNEDYAALFVLADAPWQTLEELEADIRQNPKKLTASGTSSGGAWHLAIAGWLIESGLNADDVVWVSSTGSGPSLQDLISGGIDMVCCSLPEAATLYKAGKIRPLGVMSPERAKGYEEVPTFAEQGTDWSLGGWRALALPKGTPKEVQRTLLQALNRIVAGQTTVSDVTFPEFMEKSGFDHTYRTGAQLDQFLRETDQKFGVLLTSDAMQSVNEDPFNPMTFPYIIVALMAATIIGIVIQSARNKSDVRDEREKLQITPHGVISCLLVLMAIGLYAAFAETVGFVIISFVILCGLGVWMGVRPWLAILLAITFTVGIYQLFTTVLRVPLPRGWFGW; encoded by the coding sequence ATGAACGGTTGCAGGGCGAAATTCGAATTTATTCGCTTTACTTGGGTGACGATTCTGGGGATAGCGGTCTCTCTGCTTGGTGCTTGTTCCAAAACGGATCAATACCCCAATCGCCCAATCTTACTGATTTGCCCGTGGGCAGCAGGTGGCGGCACTGACCGTGTGTCACGAACCATGGCCGCACATCTGGAAGGCGAACTGGGTACGGCCGTCAACGTCATTAACGCGACGGGGGGCAAAGGCGTCACCGGTCACAGCCGAGCGATGGACGCTCGGCCCGATGGCTACACCATCGGAATGGCGACACTTGAGCTCAACATGATGCATTGGAGCGGCTTGACTTCATTAGACGTTGATTCTTGCGAACCCTTGATCTCCGTCAACGAAGACTATGCCGCTTTGTTTGTTCTCGCCGACGCGCCCTGGCAAACGTTGGAAGAGTTAGAAGCGGACATTCGCCAAAACCCGAAAAAGCTCACGGCATCGGGGACCTCCTCCGGAGGAGCCTGGCATTTGGCGATCGCAGGCTGGCTCATCGAGTCGGGTCTCAACGCGGATGATGTCGTCTGGGTATCGTCAACCGGATCCGGACCCTCCTTACAGGATTTGATTAGTGGCGGCATTGATATGGTCTGCTGCAGCCTGCCAGAAGCCGCAACGCTCTATAAGGCTGGAAAAATAAGACCGCTTGGCGTAATGTCGCCTGAACGAGCGAAGGGCTACGAAGAAGTTCCCACCTTTGCTGAACAGGGAACAGACTGGTCGCTGGGCGGCTGGCGGGCACTGGCCCTTCCCAAAGGCACACCGAAAGAGGTTCAACGCACGCTGCTGCAAGCATTGAATCGAATCGTGGCCGGTCAGACGACCGTATCCGACGTAACCTTCCCCGAATTCATGGAAAAATCAGGGTTTGACCACACCTATCGCACGGGCGCTCAACTGGATCAATTCCTGCGCGAGACCGATCAAAAGTTCGGCGTGTTACTCACAAGTGACGCGATGCAATCGGTCAATGAGGATCCGTTCAACCCGATGACCTTTCCCTACATCATCGTGGCCTTAATGGCAGCCACAATCATCGGGATTGTCATTCAATCCGCGCGCAACAAGAGCGACGTCAGGGACGAAAGAGAAAAACTCCAAATCACGCCGCACGGCGTGATCAGCTGTCTGCTCGTGCTGATGGCGATCGGGCTCTACGCGGCATTTGCCGAAACCGTAGGTTTTGTGATTATCAGTTTTGTCATCTTGTGCGGACTCGGTGTCTGGATGGGAGTTCGCCCCTGGCTGGCGATTTTGCTGGCGATCACATTTACCGTGGGCATTTATCAGCTTTTCACAACCGTTTTGCGTGTGCCGTTGCCACGCGGATGGTTTGGATGGTGA
- a CDS encoding plastocyanin/azurin family copper-binding protein: MLTRTSTHWLCLLCCLMTLGTIGLGARTQADDLAKRKPLPRFIRNPVIADRYLGTRDVTELLQFERAEPVCIQFLKRTQIPEAARLEAIEKLAEIRKTDPVAELLPWIQQFDNHPQAENQLDILADLTRLLPRQPSPDLIRHRDALQRLGMEAKVPVTSQAALAALVAADQSTVEAWQLASESNAILLDLLRAVPHFPTEISREQLFQQVKPLLKNAPSNEIQSAAIEAAALLDEQGSDTFDLFSTFVQQGTHPDACIRAITNISSDRWTPGQHQPLAKGLLQHLEKMPLNQRTSSNAQNTRKLLKTISNLLPSDEAAVIESELKRLAVKTIRIKSIEEQMRYDQTVLVLQAGQGVQIVFENHDIMPHNLVIVDSPAAREEVGIAADRMQNDANAIERGYLPESDKILHATNMIQPDDRESLFFVAPDQLGTYAFVCTFPGHWSKMYGAIVVVDRVDEYFARYPVLPSADELLGIRTVEWTYDRLSENLSRLSEGRSFENGQRMFLKASCYSCHKINNEGGRIGPELTKISEQYKTSTEILQHIMHPSKKVEDKYATAIVEIDDGRIVRGVIVEDSEDRLLIKEDPLATCDPTIIAKASIENISRSKLSPMPEQLLNTLVEESHVYDLLAYLIAGGNADHELFK; the protein is encoded by the coding sequence ATGTTGACCCGCACAAGCACGCATTGGCTTTGCTTGCTCTGCTGCCTGATGACCCTGGGTACCATCGGCCTGGGAGCACGAACGCAAGCCGATGATTTGGCGAAGCGGAAACCTCTGCCGCGATTCATTCGCAACCCTGTCATCGCCGATCGCTATCTGGGAACCCGCGATGTCACTGAATTACTGCAATTTGAACGGGCCGAACCGGTTTGCATCCAGTTCTTGAAACGCACCCAGATCCCCGAGGCTGCTCGACTCGAAGCGATCGAAAAACTCGCCGAGATCCGCAAAACAGATCCCGTCGCGGAACTCCTCCCGTGGATCCAACAATTCGACAACCATCCCCAGGCGGAAAACCAACTTGACATACTCGCAGATCTAACCCGCTTACTGCCACGACAGCCAAGCCCCGACCTAATAAGACATCGAGATGCTCTGCAACGACTCGGCATGGAAGCCAAAGTCCCAGTAACCAGTCAAGCCGCACTGGCTGCACTCGTTGCCGCCGACCAATCAACGGTTGAGGCCTGGCAACTCGCATCAGAATCCAACGCCATCTTGTTGGATTTACTTCGTGCGGTGCCGCATTTCCCGACGGAGATATCCCGAGAACAACTGTTCCAACAGGTTAAGCCACTTCTCAAGAACGCTCCCTCGAACGAGATCCAAAGTGCCGCCATTGAAGCGGCTGCGTTATTGGATGAACAAGGTAGCGACACGTTTGATCTATTCAGCACTTTCGTGCAACAGGGCACCCACCCCGACGCCTGTATCCGAGCCATCACCAACATTTCCAGCGACCGGTGGACTCCCGGTCAACACCAACCTCTCGCGAAAGGTCTGCTACAACACCTTGAAAAGATGCCACTCAACCAACGAACAAGCTCCAACGCCCAGAATACACGGAAGCTATTAAAAACCATTTCGAATCTCCTGCCATCAGATGAAGCAGCAGTCATCGAATCCGAATTGAAACGGCTGGCGGTTAAGACGATTCGCATCAAGTCGATTGAAGAACAAATGAGGTATGACCAAACGGTGCTCGTGCTCCAGGCCGGACAAGGCGTGCAAATCGTGTTCGAAAATCACGACATCATGCCACACAACTTGGTAATCGTTGACTCGCCCGCGGCTCGCGAGGAGGTCGGCATTGCGGCCGATCGCATGCAAAATGATGCGAATGCCATCGAACGTGGCTATCTTCCCGAGTCGGACAAAATTCTCCATGCAACAAACATGATTCAACCAGATGATCGTGAGTCGCTGTTTTTTGTCGCTCCGGATCAACTTGGCACCTATGCGTTCGTCTGCACTTTCCCGGGCCACTGGAGCAAAATGTATGGTGCAATTGTCGTCGTCGATCGAGTCGATGAGTACTTTGCCAGGTACCCAGTCTTACCATCCGCCGACGAATTACTTGGCATTCGCACTGTGGAATGGACCTACGATCGGTTGTCTGAGAACCTATCTCGCTTGAGCGAAGGTCGATCCTTCGAAAATGGCCAACGAATGTTTCTCAAGGCATCCTGCTACTCGTGTCACAAAATCAATAATGAGGGCGGGCGGATCGGTCCCGAGCTGACGAAGATCAGTGAGCAGTACAAAACATCGACCGAAATCCTCCAACATATTATGCACCCCTCTAAAAAAGTGGAGGATAAGTATGCGACCGCGATCGTCGAGATCGACGATGGACGGATCGTACGAGGGGTAATCGTCGAGGACAGCGAAGACAGGCTGCTGATTAAAGAAGATCCCCTTGCCACCTGTGACCCCACCATCATCGCCAAAGCTTCGATCGAAAACATCTCCCGATCGAAGCTTTCCCCCATGCCCGAGCAATTGCTCAACACGCTCGTCGAAGAAAGCCACGTCTACGACCTGCTGGCCTACCTTATCGCCGGAGGCAACGCCGATCACGAGCTCTTCAAGTAG
- a CDS encoding sugar phosphate isomerase/epimerase: MSINRRKFLSASVATATATSVALAGQRPAAHADDQTTSTHHPNPIAISSYSFWRYNDATKLPIERCIDLASEMGFDGFEVLHVQMQDESNGYLQKLKRRAFVNGMSLCGFSTHQGFVSPDPAVRKKNIDHTRRCMQLAHEMGIPTMRVNTGRWRTTKSFDELMANKGIEPRLEGYTDAEGFEWVIDSFEQLIPDAEKYGVLMGLENHWGLGRTADGVLKIVDAVDSPWLQVTLDTGNFFENQLKQYRQMAPKTVFVQAKTYYGGGKWYTLDVDYPAVAKILREQNYRGFVSLEFEGKDDYETAIPQSLKLLRAAFA; this comes from the coding sequence ATGTCGATTAACCGTCGCAAATTCCTCTCAGCTTCTGTCGCCACGGCGACGGCTACATCGGTCGCGCTGGCTGGACAGCGACCTGCTGCTCATGCTGACGACCAGACGACCTCGACTCACCACCCAAATCCGATTGCTATTTCGTCATATTCTTTTTGGCGCTACAACGACGCCACAAAACTTCCGATTGAACGTTGTATCGATCTCGCGTCTGAGATGGGGTTTGATGGTTTCGAAGTATTGCATGTTCAAATGCAGGACGAATCAAACGGGTATTTGCAAAAGCTGAAACGTCGCGCGTTTGTCAATGGAATGTCGTTGTGCGGCTTTTCGACCCATCAGGGATTTGTCAGTCCAGATCCGGCAGTCCGCAAAAAAAACATTGACCATACACGCCGCTGTATGCAATTGGCTCACGAGATGGGAATTCCCACCATGCGAGTGAATACGGGACGCTGGCGGACGACGAAAAGTTTTGATGAACTGATGGCGAACAAAGGAATCGAACCTCGACTTGAAGGTTACACAGATGCCGAAGGCTTTGAATGGGTGATTGATAGTTTTGAGCAACTCATTCCAGACGCAGAAAAATACGGGGTTCTGATGGGACTCGAAAACCACTGGGGGCTGGGGCGGACGGCCGATGGGGTGTTGAAGATTGTCGACGCCGTTGACTCGCCTTGGTTGCAAGTCACGTTGGATACGGGGAATTTTTTTGAAAACCAGTTAAAGCAGTATCGTCAAATGGCGCCGAAGACGGTTTTTGTCCAAGCGAAGACTTATTACGGCGGGGGCAAATGGTACACGCTTGATGTGGATTACCCTGCCGTGGCAAAAATATTGCGAGAGCAGAATTATCGAGGTTTCGTTTCGTTGGAATTCGAAGGGAAAGACGATTATGAAACGGCTATTCCCCAAAGCCTAAAACTTTTGCGAGCTGCTTTTGCCTAA